A DNA window from Aestuariispira ectoiniformans contains the following coding sequences:
- a CDS encoding SUF system Fe-S cluster assembly regulator: protein MFRLSRLTDYGFVVLSQMATSVGETVTAPELAEGTALPLPTVAKTLKLLAKAGVIASHRGVGGGYALERGPEDVSVSEIITALDGPVALTACVEGAEGACDVENLCPMRGHWDPINMAVKTALDAVSLADIVANPAVPDFINVKPKAVGDQTTVDQ, encoded by the coding sequence ATGTTCCGGTTAAGCCGCCTGACAGATTACGGCTTCGTAGTACTCAGCCAAATGGCCACAAGCGTGGGTGAAACAGTCACCGCGCCTGAATTGGCCGAAGGCACCGCGTTGCCGTTGCCGACCGTTGCCAAGACTTTGAAGCTTTTGGCAAAGGCCGGTGTGATTGCCTCCCATCGCGGGGTTGGCGGCGGTTATGCCCTGGAGCGGGGCCCTGAAGATGTCAGCGTATCGGAAATAATAACCGCCCTGGATGGGCCCGTGGCTTTGACGGCTTGTGTCGAAGGGGCCGAGGGCGCATGCGATGTGGAGAACCTCTGCCCCATGCGCGGGCACTGGGACCCGATCAACATGGCGGTCAAAACGGCGCTCGACGCCGTGAGCCTCGCGGATATCGTGGCAAATCCGGCCGTACCGGACTTCATAAACGTAAAACCAAAGGCTGTGGGCGACCAAACCACGGTGGATCAGTAA